The following proteins are encoded in a genomic region of Burkholderia pyrrocinia:
- the edd gene encoding phosphogluconate dehydratase codes for MTSLHPTLAKVTERVIARSQSTRSAYLQRIDGAQGKFPARGALSCANLAHGFAGLEGSDKFAIKTIREPNIGIVSSYNEMLSAHAPYKDFPEVIKVAARENGGVAQFAGGVPAMCDGVTQGNPGMELSLFSREAIAMGTAIALTHNMFDAALCLGICDKIVPGLLIGALQFGHLPTIFVPAGPMTSGLSNDDKAKIRQQFATGQVGRDALLEAESAAYHGHGTCTFYGTANSNQMLMELMGLHLPGSAFVHPHTPLRTALTAEAARRVLDLTVERGHYTPIGHVIDEKAIVNGIVALLATGGSTNHTLHLVAIARAAGILIDWNDFDELSAVVPLLAKIYPNGKADVNHFHAAGGVAFLVRNLLEGGLLHEDVTTVAGKGLSHYTKEPKLIDGKLTWVDGAAESHDTKVLRGIREPFQPDGGLRLMQGRLGRGVIKISAVAPEHRKVTAPAIVFDSQEAVQAAFDRGELKRDFVAVVRFQGARANGMPELHRLTPLLGVLQDQGFHVALVTDGRMSGASGKVPAVIHVSPEALLAGPLGKVKTGDTLVIDAEAGVLDIEVDEAEWHARPVAQPLHQADNEVGFGRELFGVFRAAAAPAEQGASVFGTLVGETAVHVVA; via the coding sequence ATGACGTCGCTGCACCCCACTCTGGCGAAGGTCACCGAACGCGTGATCGCCCGCAGCCAATCGACCCGTTCCGCCTATCTGCAGCGCATCGACGGCGCGCAGGGCAAGTTCCCGGCGCGCGGCGCGCTATCGTGCGCGAACCTCGCGCACGGCTTCGCGGGCCTCGAGGGCAGCGACAAGTTCGCGATCAAGACGATCCGCGAGCCGAACATCGGCATCGTGTCCTCGTACAACGAGATGCTGTCCGCGCATGCGCCGTACAAGGATTTCCCCGAGGTCATCAAGGTCGCCGCGCGCGAGAACGGCGGGGTCGCGCAGTTCGCGGGCGGCGTGCCGGCGATGTGCGACGGCGTCACGCAGGGCAACCCGGGGATGGAGCTGTCGCTGTTCTCTCGCGAAGCGATCGCGATGGGCACGGCGATCGCGCTCACGCACAACATGTTCGACGCGGCGCTGTGCCTCGGCATCTGCGACAAGATCGTGCCGGGTCTCCTGATCGGTGCGCTGCAGTTCGGCCACCTGCCGACGATCTTCGTGCCGGCCGGCCCGATGACGAGCGGCCTGTCGAACGACGACAAGGCGAAGATCCGCCAGCAGTTCGCGACCGGCCAGGTCGGCCGCGACGCGCTGCTCGAAGCCGAATCGGCCGCGTATCACGGCCACGGCACCTGCACGTTCTACGGCACCGCGAACAGCAACCAGATGCTGATGGAGCTGATGGGGCTGCACCTGCCCGGTTCGGCATTCGTCCATCCGCATACGCCGCTGCGCACTGCGCTGACGGCCGAGGCCGCGCGCCGCGTGCTCGACCTGACCGTCGAGCGAGGCCACTACACGCCGATCGGCCATGTGATCGACGAGAAGGCGATCGTCAACGGGATCGTCGCGCTGCTCGCGACGGGCGGCTCGACCAACCATACGCTGCACCTCGTCGCGATCGCGCGCGCGGCCGGCATCCTGATCGACTGGAACGATTTCGACGAGCTGTCGGCGGTCGTGCCGCTGCTCGCGAAGATCTACCCGAACGGCAAGGCCGACGTGAACCATTTCCACGCGGCGGGCGGCGTCGCGTTCCTGGTGCGCAACCTGCTCGAAGGCGGGCTGCTGCACGAGGACGTGACGACGGTCGCCGGCAAGGGGCTGTCGCACTACACGAAGGAGCCGAAGCTGATCGACGGCAAGCTGACGTGGGTCGACGGCGCGGCGGAAAGCCACGACACGAAGGTGCTGCGCGGCATTCGCGAGCCGTTCCAGCCGGACGGCGGCCTGCGCCTGATGCAGGGCCGGCTCGGCCGCGGCGTGATCAAGATCTCGGCGGTCGCGCCCGAGCACCGCAAGGTGACGGCGCCCGCGATCGTGTTCGATTCGCAGGAAGCCGTGCAGGCGGCGTTCGATCGCGGCGAGCTGAAGCGCGATTTCGTCGCGGTCGTGCGCTTCCAGGGCGCGCGCGCGAACGGGATGCCCGAGCTGCACCGTTTGACGCCGCTGCTCGGCGTGCTGCAGGATCAGGGCTTCCACGTCGCGCTGGTTACCGACGGCCGCATGTCGGGCGCATCGGGCAAGGTGCCGGCCGTGATCCACGTGTCGCCGGAAGCGCTGCTGGCCGGCCCGCTCGGCAAGGTGAAGACGGGCGATACGCTCGTGATCGACGCGGAAGCCGGCGTGCTCGACATCGAGGTCGACGAGGCCGAGTGGCATGCGCGCCCGGTCGCGCAGCCGCTGCACCAGGCCGACAACGAGGTCGGTTTCGGGCGCGAACTGTTCGGCGTGTTCCGCGCGGCCGCGGCGCCGGCCGAGCAGGGCGCATCGGTTTTCGGGACGCTGGTCGGCGAAACGGCCGTCCACGTCGTCGCATGA
- the lptE gene encoding LPS assembly lipoprotein LptE encodes MIRRSFLMLVGSAVALSGCGFQLRGQQDYAFKHLLVAGAPAPVEARLTRLVEAGSDTKIVKSADDADAVLRMWESRGQNTLTLNKYGSAQEYALFYTLNYTLTSKDGTVLIPPSAIALNRAMTYSDQYTNAKAQEADILYGDMQNDAVDQLMRRLAIVHSLTPAPEDVVPGVAPRAPLPPPPL; translated from the coding sequence GTGATCCGCAGATCGTTTTTGATGCTCGTCGGCAGCGCGGTCGCGCTGTCGGGATGCGGCTTCCAGTTGCGCGGCCAGCAGGACTACGCGTTCAAGCACCTGCTGGTGGCCGGTGCGCCCGCGCCCGTCGAGGCGCGGCTCACGCGCCTCGTCGAGGCCGGCAGCGACACGAAGATCGTCAAGTCGGCGGACGACGCCGACGCCGTGCTGCGTATGTGGGAGTCGCGTGGCCAGAACACGCTGACGCTCAACAAGTACGGCTCGGCGCAGGAATACGCGCTGTTCTATACGCTGAACTACACGCTGACGAGCAAGGACGGCACCGTGCTGATCCCGCCGAGCGCGATCGCGCTGAATCGCGCGATGACGTACAGCGACCAGTACACGAACGCGAAGGCGCAGGAAGCCGACATCCTGTACGGCGACATGCAGAACGACGCGGTCGACCAGCTGATGCGGCGTCTCGCGATCGTCCACTCGCTGACGCCGGCGCCGGAGGACGTGGTGCCGGGCGTCGCGCCGCGCGCGCCGCTGCCGCCGCCGCCGCTCTGA
- a CDS encoding CopD family protein, producing the protein MAMLWVKTFHIVLIAAWFAGLFYLPRIYVNLAMETDPAAVRRLLLMARKLFRFMTMIAVPALACGLWLWLVIGIGQGQGWIHAKVTVVLLLVIYHAYCGHLLRVFERGENHRTDKWYRVFNELPVLGMLAAVALVVIKPF; encoded by the coding sequence ATGGCAATGCTATGGGTCAAGACGTTCCACATCGTTCTGATCGCCGCGTGGTTCGCGGGGCTTTTCTACCTGCCGCGCATCTACGTGAACCTGGCCATGGAGACCGATCCGGCCGCCGTGCGGCGCCTGCTGCTGATGGCGCGCAAGCTGTTTCGCTTCATGACGATGATCGCGGTGCCGGCGCTGGCCTGCGGGCTGTGGCTCTGGCTCGTGATCGGCATCGGGCAGGGGCAGGGCTGGATCCATGCGAAGGTGACGGTCGTGCTGCTGCTTGTCATCTATCACGCGTACTGCGGGCACCTGCTGCGGGTGTTCGAGCGCGGCGAGAACCACCGCACCGACAAGTGGTATCGCGTGTTCAACGAGCTGCCGGTGCTCGGCATGCTCGCGGCGGTCGCGCTGGTCGTGATCAAGCCGTTCTGA
- a CDS encoding MurR/RpiR family transcriptional regulator produces the protein MLPRIEAIRAELRPSERKLADYILAAPREVLDLAMTELSTRAGVSQPTIARFCQALGCSGFREFKIRLAQSVAPGVSSVYRDVEPDEPAPGIIGKVFDRTIGALIEVRNSLSAGSVADAIALLSNASRIEFYGAGGSGIAAQDIQHKFFRLGVPSVAYSDPHTFSMSSALLGPHDVVVAISNTGRTRDIVDAARSALACGAKVVAITQSHSPLAKLATVSLASNVAEETDVFSPMTSRMSHLAIGDILAVGVALSRGPALMERVGRAKEAITRRRIDDGTKD, from the coding sequence ATGCTGCCTCGCATCGAAGCCATCCGCGCCGAACTGCGCCCGTCCGAGCGCAAGCTTGCGGACTACATCCTCGCCGCGCCGCGCGAGGTGCTCGACCTCGCGATGACCGAGCTGTCGACGCGCGCGGGCGTCAGCCAGCCGACGATCGCGCGCTTCTGCCAGGCGCTCGGCTGCAGCGGCTTTCGCGAATTCAAGATCCGGCTCGCGCAGAGCGTCGCGCCGGGCGTGTCGTCGGTGTATCGCGACGTCGAGCCCGACGAACCGGCGCCCGGCATCATCGGAAAGGTCTTCGACCGCACCATCGGCGCGCTGATCGAAGTGCGCAACAGCCTGTCCGCGGGCAGCGTCGCCGATGCGATCGCGCTGCTGTCGAACGCGTCGCGGATCGAGTTCTACGGCGCCGGAGGATCGGGCATCGCCGCGCAGGACATCCAGCACAAGTTCTTTCGGCTCGGCGTGCCGAGCGTCGCGTATTCGGATCCGCACACGTTCTCGATGTCGTCGGCGCTGCTCGGGCCGCACGACGTCGTCGTTGCGATCTCGAATACCGGCCGCACGCGCGACATCGTCGACGCCGCGCGCTCCGCGCTCGCGTGCGGCGCGAAGGTCGTCGCGATCACGCAGAGCCATTCGCCGCTCGCGAAGCTCGCGACGGTGAGCCTCGCGTCGAACGTCGCCGAGGAAACGGACGTGTTCTCGCCGATGACGTCGCGGATGTCGCATCTCGCGATCGGCGACATCCTCGCGGTCGGCGTCGCGCTGTCGCGCGGCCCCGCGCTGATGGAACGGGTCGGCCGCGCGAAGGAAGCGATCACGCGCCGCCGGATCGACGACGGCACGAAAGACTAG
- the eda gene encoding bifunctional 4-hydroxy-2-oxoglutarate aldolase/2-dehydro-3-deoxy-phosphogluconate aldolase, with protein sequence MKTIGEIVKLGPVIPVLAFDSVEQGEHVSRALHAGGVKVLEITLRTPAGLEAIQRASQLADDIVVGVGTITKPEHCAQAKRAGAKFGVSPGLTKDLHLASLDAGLPLLPGVMTPSDIIQALELGYEIVKFFPAQQAGGVPMLQAFHGPFPALKFCPTGGITVESAPNFLKLPNVVCVGGSWLTPKAALAAQDWAEVTRLAQAASQLPR encoded by the coding sequence ATGAAGACGATTGGTGAAATCGTGAAGCTGGGCCCGGTCATTCCGGTGCTCGCATTCGACTCGGTCGAGCAGGGCGAACACGTGTCGCGCGCATTGCACGCGGGCGGCGTGAAGGTGCTCGAGATCACGCTGCGCACGCCGGCCGGCCTGGAGGCGATCCAGCGCGCAAGCCAGCTCGCGGACGACATCGTCGTCGGCGTCGGCACGATCACGAAGCCCGAGCATTGCGCGCAGGCGAAGCGCGCGGGCGCGAAGTTCGGCGTGTCGCCGGGCCTGACGAAGGACCTGCACCTCGCTTCGCTCGACGCGGGCCTGCCGCTGCTGCCGGGCGTGATGACGCCGAGCGACATCATCCAGGCACTCGAACTCGGCTACGAGATCGTGAAATTCTTCCCCGCGCAGCAGGCGGGCGGCGTGCCGATGCTGCAGGCGTTCCACGGCCCGTTCCCGGCGCTGAAGTTCTGCCCGACGGGCGGCATCACGGTCGAGAGCGCGCCGAATTTCCTGAAGCTGCCGAACGTCGTGTGCGTCGGCGGCTCGTGGCTCACGCCGAAGGCCGCGCTCGCCGCGCAGGACTGGGCCGAAGTCACGCGCCTCGCGCAAGCCGCGAGCCAGCTTCCCCGCTAA
- the holA gene encoding DNA polymerase III subunit delta has protein sequence MQLRLDALEPHLAKGLAGLYTVYGDEPLLAQEACDRIRAAARAAGFTERSVHTVERGFDWSVLLGATQAMSLFGERQLIELRIPSGKPGKEGADALKTLAATPNPDALMLVTLPRLDAATQKSAWFTALQNGGVALKIDPVDRAQLPNWIGQRLAMQGQRAAAGDDGRRALQFIAERVEGNLLAAHQEIQKLGLLYPQGALSFEQVHDAVLNVARYDVFKLNEAMLAGDAARLARMIDGLKGEGEAIVLVMWAVVEELRTLLRIKRGANAGKPLATLLRENRVWGPRERLIGPALNRVSEPVLEKALAFAAKLDRQVKGLTAVVPGRRTQDEPPPDPWDGLFQLAMTVAGARGERPPTAGRVRR, from the coding sequence ATGCAATTGCGACTTGATGCGCTGGAGCCGCACCTCGCGAAGGGGTTGGCCGGGCTCTATACCGTCTACGGCGACGAGCCGCTGCTCGCGCAGGAAGCGTGCGACCGCATTCGTGCGGCTGCGCGTGCGGCCGGCTTCACCGAGCGTTCGGTGCATACGGTCGAGCGCGGCTTCGACTGGAGCGTGCTGCTCGGCGCGACCCAGGCAATGTCGCTGTTCGGCGAGCGCCAGCTCATCGAGCTGCGCATTCCGTCGGGCAAACCCGGCAAGGAAGGCGCCGACGCGCTGAAGACGCTCGCGGCCACCCCCAACCCCGATGCGCTGATGCTCGTCACGTTGCCGCGCCTCGACGCGGCAACGCAGAAATCCGCATGGTTTACCGCGCTGCAGAACGGCGGCGTCGCGCTGAAGATCGATCCGGTCGACCGCGCGCAATTGCCGAACTGGATCGGCCAGCGTCTCGCGATGCAGGGCCAGCGCGCCGCGGCCGGTGACGACGGGCGGCGCGCGCTGCAGTTCATCGCCGAGCGTGTCGAAGGCAACCTGCTCGCCGCGCACCAGGAAATCCAGAAGCTCGGGCTGCTGTATCCGCAGGGCGCGCTGTCGTTCGAGCAGGTGCACGACGCGGTGCTGAACGTGGCGCGCTACGACGTGTTCAAGCTGAACGAAGCGATGCTCGCCGGCGACGCCGCGCGGCTCGCGCGGATGATCGACGGGCTGAAGGGCGAGGGCGAGGCGATCGTGCTCGTGATGTGGGCCGTCGTCGAGGAATTGCGCACGCTGTTGCGGATCAAGCGCGGCGCGAACGCCGGCAAGCCGCTGGCGACGCTGCTGCGCGAGAACCGCGTGTGGGGCCCGCGCGAGCGGCTGATCGGCCCCGCGCTGAACCGCGTGTCGGAACCCGTGCTCGAGAAGGCGCTCGCGTTTGCCGCGAAGCTCGACCGGCAGGTCAAGGGGCTCACGGCCGTCGTGCCGGGCCGCCGCACGCAGGACGAACCGCCGCCCGATCCGTGGGACGGGCTGTTCCAGCTCGCGATGACGGTGGCGGGCGCCCGTGGCGAGCGACCGCCGACCGCGGGTCGCGTGCGGCGTTAA
- the leuS gene encoding leucine--tRNA ligase → MHERYVPADVEAAAQGDWRAADAYKTKEDSQKPKFYCVSMLPYPSGKLHMGHVRNYTINDVMYRYLRMNGYNTLMPMGWDAFGMPAENAAMANGVPPAKWTYDNIDYMKGQMQSMGLAIDWSREIATCKPDYYKWNQWLFLKMLEKGIAYKKTGTVNWDPVDQTVLANEQVIDGRGWRSGALVEKREIPMYYLRITQYADELLNDLEGLGWPERVKIMQQNWIGKSFGVNFGFPYELDGEKKLLRVFTTRADTIMGVTFCAVAAEHPLATRLAQDKPELLAFIDECKRGGVAEADVATMEKKGVATGFSVAHPLTGEPVEVWIGNYVLMSYGEGAVMGVPGHDERDFAFAKKYDLPIKQVISAEGQAYSLDAWQEWYGDKEAAACVNSGKYDGLRYADAVDAVAADLNAGGFGDKQVTWRLRDWGVSRQRYWGTPIPIIHCPSCGDVPVPEQDLPVVLPEDLVPDGSGNPLAKSEAFLNCACPKCGAAAKRETDTMDTFVDSSWYFSRYTAPDAETMVDARTDYWMPMDQYIGGIEHAILHLLYSRFWTKVMRDLGLVKFGEPAKNLLTQGMVLNETFYREDASGKKTWYNPADVTVTHDDKGRPVGATLNTDGQPVVLGGIEKMSKSKNNGVDPQVLIDLHGADTARLFTMFAAPPEQQLEWSGAGVEGASRFLRRVWSFGYANREALAARAGFDAAALGEADKALRREIYSVLKQADFDYQRLQYNTVVSAAMKMLNAIDGAKGATPGVLREVYGVLLRVLYPVVPHVTFELWKALGYADEFGPLLDAPWPKVDEAALEQAEIELVLQVNGKVRGALKIAKDASREAIEAAAVADDAFAKFSDGKPAKKIVVVPGRLVNIVV, encoded by the coding sequence ATGCACGAGAGATACGTACCCGCCGACGTCGAAGCCGCCGCCCAGGGCGACTGGCGCGCAGCCGATGCCTACAAGACGAAGGAAGATTCGCAGAAGCCGAAGTTCTACTGCGTGTCGATGCTGCCGTACCCGTCCGGCAAGCTGCACATGGGTCACGTGCGCAATTACACGATCAACGACGTGATGTACCGCTATCTGCGGATGAACGGCTACAACACGCTGATGCCGATGGGCTGGGACGCGTTCGGGATGCCGGCCGAGAACGCCGCGATGGCGAACGGCGTGCCGCCCGCGAAGTGGACCTACGACAACATCGACTACATGAAGGGCCAGATGCAGTCGATGGGTCTCGCGATCGACTGGTCGCGCGAGATCGCGACGTGCAAGCCCGACTATTACAAGTGGAACCAGTGGCTGTTCCTGAAGATGCTCGAGAAGGGCATCGCGTACAAGAAGACGGGCACCGTGAACTGGGACCCGGTCGACCAGACCGTGCTCGCGAACGAGCAGGTGATCGACGGCCGCGGCTGGCGTTCGGGCGCGCTCGTCGAGAAGCGCGAGATCCCGATGTACTACCTGCGGATCACGCAGTACGCGGATGAGCTGCTGAACGATCTCGAGGGCCTCGGCTGGCCCGAGCGCGTGAAGATCATGCAGCAGAACTGGATCGGCAAGAGCTTCGGCGTGAACTTCGGCTTCCCGTACGAACTCGACGGCGAGAAGAAGCTGCTGCGCGTGTTCACGACGCGCGCCGACACGATCATGGGCGTCACGTTCTGCGCGGTCGCGGCCGAGCACCCGCTCGCCACGCGCCTCGCGCAGGACAAGCCCGAGCTGCTGGCGTTCATCGACGAATGCAAGCGCGGCGGCGTCGCCGAGGCTGACGTCGCGACGATGGAGAAGAAGGGCGTCGCGACGGGCTTCTCGGTCGCGCACCCGCTGACCGGCGAGCCGGTCGAGGTGTGGATCGGCAACTACGTGCTGATGAGCTATGGCGAAGGCGCGGTGATGGGCGTGCCGGGCCACGACGAGCGCGACTTCGCGTTCGCGAAGAAGTACGACCTGCCGATCAAGCAGGTGATCTCGGCCGAAGGCCAGGCTTATTCGCTCGACGCATGGCAGGAGTGGTACGGCGACAAGGAAGCCGCGGCCTGCGTCAACAGCGGCAAGTACGACGGCCTGCGCTACGCGGACGCGGTCGACGCGGTTGCCGCCGACCTGAACGCCGGCGGCTTCGGCGACAAGCAGGTCACGTGGCGCCTGCGCGACTGGGGCGTGTCGCGCCAGCGCTACTGGGGCACGCCGATCCCGATTATCCACTGCCCGTCGTGCGGCGACGTGCCGGTGCCCGAGCAGGATCTGCCCGTCGTGCTGCCGGAAGACCTCGTGCCGGACGGCTCGGGCAACCCGCTCGCGAAGTCGGAAGCGTTCCTGAACTGCGCGTGCCCGAAGTGCGGCGCGGCCGCGAAGCGCGAAACCGACACGATGGATACCTTCGTCGATTCGTCGTGGTACTTCTCGCGCTATACGGCGCCGGACGCCGAGACCATGGTCGACGCGCGCACCGACTACTGGATGCCGATGGATCAATACATCGGCGGCATCGAGCACGCGATCCTGCACCTGCTGTATTCGCGCTTCTGGACCAAGGTGATGCGCGATCTCGGCCTCGTGAAGTTCGGCGAGCCGGCGAAGAACCTGCTCACGCAGGGGATGGTGCTGAACGAAACGTTCTACCGCGAAGACGCATCGGGCAAGAAGACCTGGTACAACCCGGCCGACGTGACGGTCACGCACGACGACAAGGGCCGCCCGGTCGGCGCGACGCTGAACACCGACGGCCAGCCGGTCGTGCTCGGCGGTATCGAGAAGATGTCGAAGTCGAAGAACAACGGCGTCGATCCGCAGGTGCTGATCGACCTGCACGGCGCCGATACCGCGCGTCTCTTCACGATGTTCGCCGCGCCGCCCGAGCAGCAGCTCGAGTGGTCGGGCGCGGGCGTCGAGGGCGCGAGCCGCTTCCTGCGCCGCGTGTGGAGCTTCGGCTACGCGAACCGCGAAGCGCTCGCCGCGCGCGCGGGCTTCGACGCGGCCGCGCTCGGCGAAGCCGACAAGGCGCTGCGCCGCGAGATCTACAGCGTGCTGAAGCAGGCCGATTTCGACTACCAGCGCCTGCAGTACAACACGGTCGTATCGGCCGCGATGAAGATGCTGAACGCGATCGACGGCGCGAAGGGCGCGACGCCCGGCGTGCTGCGCGAGGTGTACGGCGTGCTGCTGCGCGTGCTGTACCCGGTCGTGCCGCACGTCACGTTCGAGCTGTGGAAGGCGCTCGGCTACGCGGACGAATTCGGGCCGCTGCTCGATGCGCCGTGGCCGAAGGTCGACGAGGCCGCGCTCGAGCAGGCCGAGATCGAGCTCGTGCTGCAGGTGAACGGCAAGGTGCGCGGCGCGCTGAAGATCGCGAAGGACGCGAGCCGCGAGGCGATCGAAGCCGCGGCGGTGGCCGATGACGCGTTCGCGAAGTTCAGCGACGGCAAGCCGGCGAAGAAGATCGTCGTCGTGCCGGGCCGCCTCGTGAACATCGTCGTCTGA
- a CDS encoding glutamate-5-semialdehyde dehydrogenase, whose translation MDIDQYMTDLGRRARHASRAMARASTAAKNAALDAVARAIERDAQALKDANARDVARAREKGLDAAFVDRLTLSDKALNTMIEGLRQVASLADPIGEIGNLKYRPSGIQVGQMRVPLGVIGIIYESRPNVTIDAAALCLKSGNATILRGGSEALESNTALAKLIGEGLAAAGLPQDAVQVVATADRAAVGKLITMTEYVDVIVPRGGKSLIERLINEARVPMIKHLDGICHVYVDDRADLDRALTVCDNAKTHRYGTCNTMETLLVASGVAAKLLPPLGKLYRDKQVELRVDAAARAVLADAGVGPLVDATEEDWHTEYLAPVLAIKVVDGLDAAIEHINHYGSHHTDAIVTEDHDRAMRFLREVDSASVMVNASTRFADGFEFGLGAEIGISNDKLHARGPVGLEGLTSLKYVVLGHGEGRQ comes from the coding sequence ATGGATATCGATCAGTACATGACCGACCTGGGCCGTCGCGCCCGGCACGCTTCCCGCGCGATGGCGCGCGCCAGTACGGCCGCGAAGAACGCGGCGCTCGACGCCGTGGCCCGCGCGATCGAACGCGACGCGCAGGCGCTGAAGGATGCGAACGCGCGCGATGTCGCCCGCGCCCGTGAAAAGGGGCTCGATGCGGCGTTCGTCGACCGCCTGACGCTGTCGGACAAGGCGTTGAATACGATGATCGAGGGCCTGCGCCAGGTCGCGTCGCTGGCCGATCCGATCGGCGAGATCGGCAACCTCAAGTACCGCCCGAGCGGGATCCAGGTCGGCCAGATGCGCGTGCCGCTCGGCGTGATCGGCATCATCTACGAGTCGCGCCCGAACGTGACGATCGACGCGGCCGCGCTGTGCCTGAAGTCGGGCAACGCGACGATCCTGCGCGGCGGCTCCGAAGCGCTCGAATCGAACACGGCGCTCGCGAAGCTGATCGGCGAAGGGCTCGCGGCGGCCGGCCTGCCGCAGGACGCGGTGCAGGTCGTCGCGACGGCCGATCGCGCGGCGGTCGGCAAGCTGATCACGATGACCGAATACGTCGACGTGATCGTGCCGCGCGGCGGCAAGAGCCTGATCGAACGCCTGATCAACGAGGCGCGCGTGCCGATGATCAAGCACCTCGACGGCATCTGCCACGTGTATGTCGACGATCGCGCCGATCTCGACCGCGCGCTCACCGTCTGCGACAACGCGAAGACGCACCGCTACGGTACCTGCAACACGATGGAGACGCTGCTCGTCGCGAGCGGCGTCGCGGCGAAGCTGCTGCCGCCGCTCGGCAAGCTGTATCGCGACAAGCAGGTCGAACTGCGCGTCGATGCGGCCGCGCGCGCGGTGCTTGCCGATGCGGGCGTCGGTCCGCTCGTCGATGCGACCGAGGAAGACTGGCACACCGAATATCTCGCGCCGGTGCTCGCGATCAAGGTCGTCGACGGCCTCGACGCCGCGATCGAGCACATCAACCATTACGGCTCGCATCACACCGATGCGATCGTCACCGAGGATCACGACCGCGCGATGCGTTTCCTGCGCGAGGTCGATTCGGCGAGCGTGATGGTCAACGCGTCGACCCGCTTCGCGGACGGCTTCGAATTCGGCCTCGGCGCGGAAATCGGCATCTCGAACGACAAGCTGCACGCACGCGGCCCCGTCGGCCTGGAAGGGCTGACGTCGCTGAAGTACGTCGTGCTCGGACACGGCGAAGGCCGCCAGTAA
- a CDS encoding GntP family permease has translation MGAVQGSMLLVFTLVAIAALILMIARFKIYPFLVLIIVSLGLGLVVGMPMDKIVKSFEAGTGGTLGHIAIVVGLGTMLGKMMAESGGAERIATTLIDWFGEKNIHWAMMFVAIIVGLPVFFEVGFVLLIPIAFNVAKRTGKSLLVVGLPMVAGLSVVHGLIPPHPAALLAVQQYGADIGKTIAFGLIVGVPTAIIAGPLFALTISKFVKLPESNPLAAQFVDSHTDGRKRELPSFGITLFTILLPVALMLVGSWADLLFAPKSLPNNLLRFAGNSDVALLIAVLVSFFTFGKLQGFNRDQIQKFCGECLAPIAGITLIVGAGGGFGGVLRDSGISQQIVETAKHAHLSPLLLGWFVAALMRLATGSATVAMTTACGIVAPIAAAAGTTVSPELLVLATGSGSLIFSHVNDGGFWLIKEYFGMTVGQTFKTWSLLETIISVLGLGFTLLLSMVL, from the coding sequence ATGGGGGCTGTCCAAGGCAGCATGCTGCTCGTATTCACGCTGGTCGCGATTGCCGCGCTGATCCTGATGATCGCGCGCTTCAAGATCTACCCGTTCCTGGTGCTGATCATCGTTTCGCTCGGCCTCGGTCTCGTCGTCGGCATGCCGATGGACAAGATCGTCAAGTCGTTCGAGGCAGGCACCGGCGGCACGCTCGGTCACATCGCGATCGTCGTCGGCCTCGGCACGATGCTCGGCAAGATGATGGCCGAATCGGGCGGCGCCGAACGGATCGCGACCACGCTGATCGACTGGTTCGGTGAAAAGAACATCCACTGGGCGATGATGTTCGTCGCGATCATCGTCGGCCTGCCGGTGTTCTTCGAAGTCGGCTTCGTGCTGCTGATCCCGATCGCGTTCAACGTCGCGAAGCGCACCGGCAAGTCGCTGCTCGTCGTCGGCCTGCCGATGGTGGCCGGCCTGTCCGTCGTGCACGGGCTGATCCCGCCGCACCCGGCCGCGCTGCTGGCCGTCCAGCAATACGGCGCCGATATCGGCAAGACGATCGCGTTCGGCCTGATCGTCGGCGTGCCGACCGCGATCATCGCGGGCCCGCTGTTTGCGCTGACGATCTCGAAGTTCGTGAAGCTGCCGGAAAGCAACCCGCTCGCCGCGCAGTTCGTCGATTCGCACACGGACGGCCGCAAGCGCGAACTGCCGAGCTTCGGCATCACGCTGTTCACGATCCTGCTGCCCGTCGCGCTGATGCTCGTCGGCAGCTGGGCCGACCTGCTGTTCGCACCGAAGTCGCTGCCGAACAACCTGCTGCGCTTTGCCGGCAACTCGGACGTCGCGCTGCTGATCGCCGTGCTCGTGAGCTTCTTCACGTTCGGCAAGCTGCAGGGCTTCAACCGCGACCAGATCCAGAAGTTCTGCGGCGAGTGCCTGGCGCCGATCGCCGGGATCACGCTGATCGTCGGCGCGGGCGGCGGCTTCGGCGGTGTCCTGCGCGACAGCGGGATCTCGCAGCAGATCGTCGAGACCGCGAAGCACGCGCACCTGTCGCCGCTGCTGCTCGGCTGGTTCGTCGCGGCGCTGATGCGTCTCGCGACGGGTTCGGCGACGGTCGCGATGACGACGGCCTGCGGGATCGTCGCGCCGATCGCGGCGGCGGCCGGCACGACCGTCAGCCCGGAGTTGCTGGTGCTCGCAACGGGCTCGGGCTCGCTGATCTTCTCGCACGTGAACGACGGCGGTTTCTGGCTGATCAAGGAATACTTCGGGATGACGGTCGGTCAGACGTTCAAGACCTGGTCGTTGCTCGAAACCATCATCTCGGTGCTCGGCCTGGGCTTCACGTTGCTGCTGAGCATGGTTTTGTAA